In the Enterobacter cloacae subsp. cloacae ATCC 13047 genome, TGGGAAAAACCGACCGCAGCGCCAACCCCTCTCCGGGGAACAAAAAAGGGGGCCTGGCGAACGTGGTGGAAAAAGCGCTCGGCTCTATCGCCAAATCCGGTCAAAGTGCCATTGCAGAAGTCCTCTCGCCGGGCCAGCGTCCAACGAAACGCGGTTTGATCTACGCGGCAACCCCGGCCAGTGACTTTGTTTGCGGCACCCAGCAGGTGGCTTCCGGCATTACGGTGCAGGTCTTTACCACCGGACGCGGTACGCCGTACGGCCTGATGGCGGTGCCTGTGATTAAAATGGCCACCCGCACTGAGCTGGCTAACCGCTGGTATGACTTAATGGACATTAACGCAGGCACCATCGCCACCGGGGAAGAGAGCATAGAAGAGGTAGGCTGGAAGCTGTTCCACTTTATTCTGGATGTGGCGAGCGGCAGGAAGAAAACCTTCTCGGACCAGTGGGGGCTGCACAATCAGCTGGCGGTGTTTAACCCGGCACCGGTGACGTGATAGCCCCTCACCCTGCCCTCTCCACAGGGGAGAGGGTTAGGGTTAGGGTGAGGGGAGAAACTACCCTTTCACCAGCACCACATCGATCCCGCTTTTACGCAACCCATCCAGGCTCTCCGCCGGAATGCCTTCGTCGACAATAATCATATCAATCCGTTGTGTATCAATGATTTTATGCAGGCTCGAGCGGTTAAATTTGCTGGAGTCGGTCACGACAATAATACGCTCTGCCACTTCGCACATCCGGCGGTTGAGGCGCGCCTCGTCTTCGTTGTGCGTGCTCACGCCGCGATCGAGATCGATGGCGTCAACGCCCAGGAACAAAAGATCGAAGTGATAATTCTGTAATGACTGCTCCGCCTGGTCGCCATAGAAGGATTGCGACTGACGGCGCAGATGCCCGCCTGTCATCAGCAGTTCCACTCCTTCCGCTTCCAGCAAAGCGTTCGCGACGTTCATGCCATTGGTCATGGCAATCACATCCGTGTGCTGGCGCAGCATTCGGGCAATTTCAAACGTTGTGGTACCCGAATCCAGAATGATGCGATGCCCTGGCTTTACCAGTTCTGCGGCAACTTTCGCGATGCTGCGCTTCACGGCAGTATTCAGCGAGCTTTTATCTTCAACGGAGGGTTCAACGCCCGGCACATTGCCTTCGCAAATCAACGCGCCGCCATAGGCACGAACGGCGATACCTTGCTTCTCCAGAAAAGCCAGATCGTTGCGGATCGTTACCGTCGACACGCCGTATAAATGGGAAAGATCGTTAACCTGTACGCTTCCCTGCGCCCGCAACCGCTGAATGATCTGCTCTCGCCTTTCACTGGTGCCGGTGATGCGCTTTTCCGCGGAGGAATCAGTGCTGCTCATACGCGATCCTTTATAAATAAACTTTCGTTTCATTTCGTTTTGCCTATTAAGGCCTTTCTTTTAGGGGAATGCAAGCCCCATCTACCGTTCTTACCCTCCCCTTCCCGACGCTGAAACCTTTCATTGCGTTTCTTTTGTGAAACAGATCGGAAAACTATTATCTTTCGTTTTATTTTTATACCACCATAATGCAGTATAAAATGAAACAAAACGAAAGATGAATACCATCACCATCCGAAATGGAGAGGAAAGTGAAACATCTGACTGATATGGTGGAACAACATAAACGGGGGAATTCAAACGGGATTTATGCCGTCTGTTCCGCACATCCATTAGTACTTGAAGCTGCAATTCGTTACGCCCATTCGCAACAAACGCCGCTGCTGATTGAAGCAACCTCAAACCAGGTCGATCAGTTTGGCGGTTACACCGGCATGACGCCCGCCGACTTTTACGGGTTCGTCCGCAAGCTGGCGGACTCTCTTGGCTTCCCCGCGTCACAGTTGATCCTCGGCGGCGACCACTTAGGGCCAAACCGCTGGCAACACCTGCCCGCGCAGCAAGCGATGGCCAATGCTGACGATCTTATCAAAAGCTATGTCGCAGCCGGGTTCAAAAAGATCCACCTCGACTGCAGTATGTCCTGCGAGGATGATCCGGTTCCTTTGACCGACGCGATCGTCGCCGAACGCGCGGCACGTCTGGCGAAAGTCGCCGAACAGACCTGCCGTGAACAGTCTGGTGAATCCGATCTGGTCTATGTCATTGGCACTGAAGTCCCTGTGCCGGGTGGCGCACACGAAACGCTTACCGAGCTTGAAGTCACCACGCCGGACGCGGCTCGCGCGACGCTTGAGGCGCATCGTCATGCGTTCGAAAAGGAAGGGTTAGGTGACATCTGGCCACGCATTATTGGCCTGGTGGTTCAGCCTGGCGTGGAGTTCGACCATGCGCACGTCTGTGACTACCAGCCGCAAAAAGCCCATGCCCTGAGCACCATGGTTGAAGCCTACGATACGCTGGTTTTTGAAGCGCACTCTACCGACTACCAGACGCCACAGGCGCTTCGCCAGCTGGTAAAGGATCACTTCGCCATTTTAAAAGTCGGCCCGGCCCTTACCTTCGCTCTGCGTGAGGCACTCTTTGCGCTGGCTGCCATAGAAGAAGAGCTGCTGCCAGCGAAAGCCAGCTCGGGCCTGCGTCACGTGCTGGAAAACGTGATGCTCGATCGGCCGGAATACTGGCAAAGCCACTACCATGGCGACAGCAACGCACGCCGCCTGGCGCGTGGCTACAGCTACTCTGACCGCGTACGCTACTACTGGCCGGACAGCCAGATTGACGATGCCTTTGAACGTTTGGTGCGTAACCTGGCGGAC is a window encoding:
- the kbaZ gene encoding tagatose-bisphosphate aldolase subunit KbaZ; amino-acid sequence: MERKVKHLTDMVEQHKRGNSNGIYAVCSAHPLVLEAAIRYAHSQQTPLLIEATSNQVDQFGGYTGMTPADFYGFVRKLADSLGFPASQLILGGDHLGPNRWQHLPAQQAMANADDLIKSYVAAGFKKIHLDCSMSCEDDPVPLTDAIVAERAARLAKVAEQTCREQSGESDLVYVIGTEVPVPGGAHETLTELEVTTPDAARATLEAHRHAFEKEGLGDIWPRIIGLVVQPGVEFDHAHVCDYQPQKAHALSTMVEAYDTLVFEAHSTDYQTPQALRQLVKDHFAILKVGPALTFALREALFALAAIEEELLPAKASSGLRHVLENVMLDRPEYWQSHYHGDSNARRLARGYSYSDRVRYYWPDSQIDDAFERLVRNLADEPLPLPLISQYLPLQYSKVREGALKSTPRELIINHIQDILQQYHAACEGVTTQHA
- a CDS encoding DeoR family transcriptional regulator translates to MSSTDSSAEKRITGTSERREQIIQRLRAQGSVQVNDLSHLYGVSTVTIRNDLAFLEKQGIAVRAYGGALICEGNVPGVEPSVEDKSSLNTAVKRSIAKVAAELVKPGHRIILDSGTTTFEIARMLRQHTDVIAMTNGMNVANALLEAEGVELLMTGGHLRRQSQSFYGDQAEQSLQNYHFDLLFLGVDAIDLDRGVSTHNEDEARLNRRMCEVAERIIVVTDSSKFNRSSLHKIIDTQRIDMIIVDEGIPAESLDGLRKSGIDVVLVKG